A region of Aneurinibacillus sp. REN35 DNA encodes the following proteins:
- a CDS encoding DUF1385 domain-containing protein produces MSNQTRPAYGGQAVVEGVMFGGKHYTVTAIRRKDGTIEYYEEPKQEKVWVKKLQKIPFLRGIVGLIAASANGSKHLNFSTERYDTEPGEEQAEEEAPSKLTMILGVALIGVLSFLFGKLIFTVVPAILADVLFQRITNNIAQNLIEGGIKIILLLVYILAIARTPMIKRLFQYHGAEHKVINAYEAGVELTVKRVQQFSTLHYRCGSSFIVFTVLVGVVIYSFFHYDSLWERVYQRILLLPVVIAVSYETLQATNKLRDIPVLRFIGYPGLWLQKITTREPDDHQVEVAIASFLRMREMDEAKQSVPTTTISIS; encoded by the coding sequence TTGTCAAATCAAACAAGACCAGCCTATGGCGGCCAGGCCGTTGTAGAAGGCGTGATGTTCGGCGGAAAACACTACACAGTAACCGCAATCCGTCGCAAAGACGGTACAATTGAATATTATGAAGAACCGAAGCAAGAGAAGGTATGGGTCAAAAAACTACAAAAAATTCCGTTTCTCCGTGGCATCGTTGGACTCATCGCAGCCAGCGCGAACGGGTCGAAGCACCTTAATTTCTCTACAGAACGATATGATACCGAGCCAGGGGAAGAGCAGGCGGAAGAAGAAGCTCCTTCCAAGCTTACGATGATTCTTGGCGTAGCTCTTATCGGCGTATTATCGTTTCTGTTTGGTAAACTGATTTTCACTGTCGTTCCAGCCATTCTTGCCGATGTGCTTTTTCAGCGGATTACAAATAATATCGCCCAGAATTTAATCGAGGGCGGAATTAAAATAATTTTACTTCTCGTCTATATTTTGGCAATCGCTCGAACACCAATGATTAAGCGGCTTTTTCAATATCACGGTGCTGAACATAAGGTGATTAATGCGTACGAAGCTGGGGTAGAATTAACAGTAAAGAGAGTTCAACAATTCTCCACGCTGCACTATCGGTGCGGCAGCAGTTTTATCGTGTTTACGGTCCTTGTCGGCGTGGTAATCTATTCCTTCTTCCATTACGATTCGCTCTGGGAAAGAGTTTATCAACGTATTTTACTTCTACCTGTCGTGATCGCAGTATCCTACGAAACACTTCAAGCTACCAATAAACTACGTGATATTCCTGTTCTCCGCTTTATCGGGTATCCCGGTTTATGGCTGCAGAAAATTACGACCCGCGAACCAGATGATCACCAAGTAGAAGTCGCTATTGCTTCCTTTCTGCGTATGCGCGAGATGGATGAAGCAAAGCAAAGCGTTCCCACGACGACAATTTCGATTAGTTAA
- the mntR gene encoding transcriptional regulator MntR, translating into MATPSMEDYLERIYTLIEEKGYARVSDIAEALNVHPSSVTKMVQKLDKSQYLVYEKYRGLMLTSKGKKMGKRLVDRHALLEDLLRLIGVSEDVIFDDVEGIEHHLSWDSITCIEYLVRYLQENPERVQELRDLRDTEDEVTE; encoded by the coding sequence ATGGCAACTCCAAGTATGGAAGATTATTTGGAACGAATCTATACACTCATTGAAGAAAAGGGATATGCGCGTGTTTCTGATATTGCGGAAGCGCTGAATGTTCATCCATCTTCAGTAACCAAAATGGTACAAAAACTGGATAAAAGCCAGTATTTAGTATACGAAAAGTACCGCGGTCTCATGCTGACAAGCAAAGGCAAAAAAATGGGGAAGCGTCTCGTTGACCGACATGCTCTACTTGAAGATCTACTGCGCCTCATCGGTGTTTCCGAAGACGTGATCTTTGATGATGTAGAAGGCATTGAGCATCACTTAAGCTGGGATTCAATTACTTGTATTGAATATCTGGTGCGCTACCTGCAGGAAAATCCTGAACGTGTCCAAGAACTTCGCGATCTCCGTGATACAGAGGACGAAGTGACTGAGTAA
- a CDS encoding YajQ family cyclic di-GMP-binding protein codes for MSKENSFDIVSQVDMSEVTNAINQALKEIENRYDFKGSKSDIKLEKEELVIASDDEYKLEQVKDVLSGKLIKRGISLKGITYGKVEAASGGTVRQRGKIAQGIDADNAKKINKLIKDTKLKVKSQIQDDQVRVSGKSRDDLQQVMAVLKGADLPLDLQFINFR; via the coding sequence ATGAGCAAGGAGAATTCATTTGATATTGTATCCCAGGTAGATATGTCGGAAGTGACCAATGCCATTAATCAAGCATTGAAAGAGATTGAGAACCGCTATGATTTTAAAGGCAGCAAGAGTGACATCAAGCTAGAGAAGGAAGAACTTGTTATTGCTTCCGACGATGAATACAAGCTTGAACAAGTGAAGGATGTGCTGAGTGGCAAGCTGATTAAGCGCGGCATCTCGCTTAAGGGCATTACGTATGGAAAAGTAGAAGCGGCATCAGGCGGAACCGTGCGACAACGCGGCAAAATTGCGCAGGGGATTGACGCGGATAACGCTAAAAAAATTAACAAGCTAATCAAGGATACAAAGCTAAAGGTAAAGAGTCAGATTCAAGATGATCAAGTGCGTGTCTCCGGCAAAAGCCGCGATGATCTGCAGCAGGTGATGGCTGTCTTAAAGGGGGCCGATCTTCCCCTCGATCTGCAGTTCATTAATTTTAGGTAG
- a CDS encoding SA1362 family protein translates to MSRKSQVFAVVLLTLVGVGLATQLYSDAWGLLKSILIFGAIAAVLYFLVNKLLLSRGAGMSSSPTDKGYQKALRQQKQRNKGKQQGQPSTSSSVSTSPAKMKKMNRLKPALRRDNPFRVIEGKKNKPNKKTKTS, encoded by the coding sequence GTGTCGCGGAAGTCTCAGGTTTTTGCGGTTGTGCTGCTTACCCTTGTCGGAGTCGGATTAGCTACTCAGTTGTATAGTGATGCATGGGGTCTACTCAAATCAATTCTTATCTTCGGCGCCATTGCAGCAGTTCTGTATTTTCTTGTCAATAAACTGCTACTCTCCCGGGGCGCGGGAATGTCTTCTAGCCCTACGGATAAAGGCTACCAGAAAGCGCTGCGCCAGCAGAAACAGCGCAATAAAGGGAAACAGCAAGGACAGCCGTCTACATCTTCATCCGTCTCAACGTCTCCTGCAAAAATGAAAAAGATGAATCGTCTAAAGCCAGCCTTACGCCGTGATAATCCGTTTCGGGTTATCGAAGGCAAAAAAAATAAACCAAACAAAAAGACCAAAACCTCTTGA
- a CDS encoding YugN family protein, whose translation MLALPSSLDGQQRTFKELFAFFNAHDFAVGGGWDIDGGFFDLKMGADEDEGKYFFLRIPAAPVQGNFGENDAIIRLGTPFVLVHRYQNDQDDTAKYRTYTAVMDQFASPVEKDAHVSAEWRDRAKEWLRVIESEFLKP comes from the coding sequence ATGCTTGCCTTACCATCATCACTGGATGGACAGCAGAGGACGTTCAAGGAATTGTTTGCTTTTTTTAATGCACATGATTTTGCGGTGGGTGGCGGCTGGGATATTGACGGCGGTTTTTTTGACTTGAAGATGGGGGCTGATGAGGACGAGGGCAAGTACTTTTTTCTTCGAATTCCGGCTGCTCCCGTACAAGGGAATTTCGGTGAGAATGATGCCATCATTCGCTTGGGTACACCATTTGTACTCGTACATCGCTATCAAAACGATCAGGATGATACAGCTAAGTATCGTACATATACTGCGGTCATGGATCAATTCGCAAGCCCGGTAGAGAAGGATGCGCATGTCTCGGCAGAATGGAGAGATCGTGCGAAAGAATGGCTGCGTGTAATTGAATCGGAGTTTTTGAAACCGTAA
- the splB gene encoding spore photoproduct lyase yields the protein MTHILSRSPGIREFEPDQVFFEPNALNYPLGQELMERFKTLGIPIHMTTSHNQVRGIQGESELEKYRNAKRTLVVGVRKTLTFDTSKPSAEYAIPLSTGCMGHCHYCYLQTTLGSKPYIRTYVNIEEILEQAGRYIEERKPDITRFEAACTSDPVGIEHITGNLKRCIEYMGQQAYGRLRFVTKYAHVEPLLDAKHNGHTRFRFSINADYVIKNFEPATSPFLDRIEAAGKVARAGYPLGFIIAPLYRFDGWQEGYRELLEHVEAMLPEEAKRDLTFELIQHRFTKTAKAVIEKRYPKTKLEMNEEERRYKWGRYGRGKYVYKKDEARELQETMEKMLVYCFPEAKIEYFT from the coding sequence ATGACACATATACTGTCACGTTCTCCTGGAATAAGGGAGTTTGAACCGGATCAGGTATTTTTTGAGCCGAATGCACTGAATTATCCGCTTGGACAGGAACTGATGGAGAGATTCAAGACGCTGGGCATCCCGATTCATATGACGACGTCACATAACCAGGTGCGCGGCATTCAAGGGGAGTCAGAGCTTGAGAAATATCGAAATGCAAAGCGTACATTGGTGGTCGGCGTGCGAAAAACGCTCACATTTGACACGTCTAAGCCGTCAGCTGAGTACGCCATTCCGCTGTCTACAGGCTGCATGGGGCATTGCCACTACTGTTATCTGCAGACCACATTAGGAAGCAAGCCGTACATTCGTACGTATGTCAATATTGAAGAGATTTTGGAGCAGGCGGGCCGCTATATCGAAGAGCGTAAGCCAGACATTACCCGCTTTGAGGCAGCCTGCACCTCCGATCCTGTCGGCATTGAGCATATTACCGGCAATTTGAAGCGCTGCATCGAATACATGGGACAGCAAGCGTATGGCAGACTGCGCTTTGTGACCAAGTATGCTCACGTGGAACCGCTGCTTGATGCAAAACATAACGGACATACCCGTTTTCGTTTTAGTATTAATGCTGATTATGTAATCAAAAACTTTGAACCTGCCACATCACCGTTTCTTGATCGGATTGAAGCAGCGGGCAAAGTTGCACGTGCAGGCTATCCGCTCGGGTTTATTATCGCCCCACTGTATCGTTTTGATGGTTGGCAGGAAGGCTATCGAGAGCTCTTAGAGCACGTAGAAGCAATGCTTCCGGAAGAGGCCAAGCGGGATTTGACATTTGAACTTATTCAGCATAGGTTTACCAAAACAGCAAAAGCGGTTATTGAAAAGCGTTATCCGAAGACAAAACTAGAGATGAATGAAGAGGAACGCAGGTACAAATGGGGTCGGTATGGTCGGGGAAAATACGTGTATAAGAAGGATGAAGCAAGGGAATTGCAAGAAACAATGGAGAAAATGCTCGTTTATTGCTTTCCTGAGGCGAAAATTGAGTATTTTACCTGA
- the mnmH gene encoding tRNA 2-selenouridine(34) synthase MnmH, protein MFQDITVQELLEQHKQGKVVLVDVRSSAEFAEATIPGSMNIPLFTNEERAEIGTIYKQVSVEAAKERGLEIVSGKLPAFIKQFQQYDAPLAVFCWRGGMRSKTTATLLSLMGLRVFRLLGGVRAYRRWVVERLEQYEFRPQAIVIGGNTGCGKTHILHEMQKNGYPVLDLEAAAGHRGSIFGGIGTTPNNQKSFDALLLHQLDRVNEAPYVVMEAESRRIGKILLPEFLIQAKAKGIHIIIELPIHERVRIILEEYRPKEYKEQYIEAFLKIKKRIHIPIAAAIEEHLLHDEYEEAIRLLLKHYYDPRYTFMEGQYTGESIVIAADHVAEAAEAVMHYLK, encoded by the coding sequence TTGTTTCAGGATATTACGGTTCAAGAGCTGCTTGAACAACACAAGCAGGGAAAGGTGGTTCTCGTCGATGTTCGCTCCTCTGCTGAGTTTGCAGAGGCTACCATTCCCGGAAGCATGAACATTCCTCTTTTTACGAATGAGGAGCGGGCAGAAATCGGCACGATCTACAAACAGGTAAGCGTAGAAGCGGCAAAGGAACGCGGGCTGGAGATCGTCTCAGGCAAGCTGCCTGCTTTTATTAAGCAGTTTCAGCAGTACGATGCACCACTAGCGGTGTTCTGCTGGCGGGGAGGTATGCGGAGCAAGACGACGGCCACGCTGCTTTCACTAATGGGGCTGCGCGTTTTTCGTCTGCTTGGAGGTGTGCGTGCCTACCGCAGATGGGTGGTCGAACGACTGGAGCAGTATGAGTTTCGTCCGCAGGCGATCGTCATAGGTGGTAATACCGGATGTGGAAAAACACATATTCTTCATGAAATGCAAAAGAACGGCTACCCAGTGCTGGATCTGGAGGCTGCTGCAGGACACCGCGGTTCGATTTTTGGAGGGATCGGTACTACGCCCAACAACCAAAAGTCGTTTGACGCGTTATTGTTACATCAGCTTGACCGTGTGAATGAAGCGCCCTATGTGGTAATGGAAGCGGAAAGCAGACGAATCGGAAAAATTCTGCTCCCTGAGTTTCTTATCCAAGCCAAAGCGAAAGGTATACATATCATTATAGAGCTGCCGATACATGAACGTGTCCGCATCATTCTTGAAGAGTATCGTCCCAAGGAATATAAGGAGCAATATATAGAAGCCTTCTTAAAAATAAAGAAGCGAATCCACATTCCTATTGCAGCTGCGATTGAAGAACATCTGCTTCATGATGAATATGAAGAAGCCATTCGATTATTGCTTAAGCATTATTATGATCCGCGCTATACATTTATGGAGGGGCAGTATACAGGTGAATCAATCGTAATTGCTGCTGATCATGTTGCGGAAGCTGCGGAAGCCGTTATGCATTATCTGAAGTAA
- the selD gene encoding selenide, water dikinase SelD: protein MSTENKIKLTSFSTKGGCGCKIGPMDLAQVLQQLPVTEPHPNLLVGLDTSDDAGVFKLSDDLALVQTLDFFTPIVDDPYSFGQIAAANAISDIYAMGGKPLTVMNIVAFPIHKLDKAVLADILRGAAEKVQEAGATLVGGHSIDDNEPKFGLAVTGLVHPDHVKTNATAIVGDRLILTKPIGVGILTTAIKKDQLTEQEVARVTQVMSTLNRAAAETMATYDVHACTDVTGFGLLGHALEMAKGSHVGIEIDRSQVPVLPRVRELAEAGFVPGGTKNNFQHVEDAVSFADNLDQIEQYILCDAVTSGGLLLSVAEKDAEALLEALRGAGVEAQQIGYVTEEHQGCIKVF from the coding sequence ATGTCGACTGAAAATAAAATTAAGCTCACATCTTTTTCAACAAAGGGGGGCTGCGGTTGTAAAATCGGCCCGATGGATTTAGCGCAGGTGCTTCAGCAACTTCCGGTGACCGAGCCGCATCCCAACCTGCTTGTCGGTCTGGATACGAGTGATGACGCGGGGGTATTTAAGCTTTCTGACGATCTGGCACTGGTTCAGACGCTGGACTTCTTTACGCCTATTGTAGACGATCCGTATTCGTTCGGACAGATTGCTGCGGCGAATGCGATCAGCGATATTTATGCGATGGGAGGCAAACCGCTCACCGTGATGAACATCGTGGCTTTCCCAATACATAAGCTGGATAAAGCGGTTCTTGCTGATATTCTTCGGGGAGCGGCTGAAAAAGTACAGGAAGCCGGCGCCACGCTGGTAGGCGGTCACTCGATAGACGACAATGAACCAAAATTTGGCCTCGCCGTAACGGGTCTGGTGCATCCCGATCATGTAAAAACGAACGCTACAGCTATAGTGGGAGACCGCTTGATTCTAACGAAGCCGATCGGCGTGGGCATCTTGACGACAGCGATTAAAAAGGATCAGCTTACGGAGCAGGAAGTGGCCCGTGTGACACAGGTCATGTCCACGTTGAACAGAGCGGCCGCTGAAACAATGGCCACCTACGATGTGCATGCCTGTACAGATGTGACCGGTTTTGGCCTGCTAGGGCATGCCCTGGAGATGGCCAAGGGCAGTCATGTGGGGATTGAGATCGATCGTTCGCAGGTTCCGGTACTGCCGCGTGTGCGCGAGCTGGCGGAAGCCGGATTTGTCCCTGGTGGTACGAAAAATAACTTTCAGCATGTAGAGGATGCTGTATCTTTTGCTGACAATCTTGATCAGATTGAACAGTATATTTTATGTGATGCGGTCACTTCGGGCGGCCTGCTGCTGTCGGTGGCGGAAAAGGACGCAGAAGCGCTGCTGGAAGCGCTGCGTGGAGCAGGAGTAGAAGCGCAGCAGATTGGTTATGTAACAGAAGAGCATCAAGGATGCATCAAGGTTTTTTGA
- the aroQ gene encoding type II 3-dehydroquinate dehydratase, whose product MAIILVINGPNLNMLGRREPGIYGSETLADVEARIVRRAEADGVKVEFFQSNHEGALIDRIHQAFGLCDGIVINPGAFTHYSYAIRDALASVSIPFVEIHISNIHAREAFRKESVLAPIALGQISGLGTYGYELAFDALVHHIRKNKEYKM is encoded by the coding sequence ATGGCGATAATTCTCGTAATCAATGGACCTAATCTGAATATGCTTGGCAGACGGGAGCCAGGGATTTATGGTAGCGAGACACTTGCTGATGTGGAAGCGCGTATTGTACGTCGTGCTGAAGCGGATGGGGTGAAGGTAGAATTCTTCCAATCAAATCATGAAGGCGCATTGATTGATCGTATTCATCAGGCATTTGGCTTATGTGATGGCATTGTAATAAATCCAGGTGCCTTTACTCATTACAGCTACGCGATACGAGATGCGCTCGCAAGCGTTAGTATTCCATTTGTTGAAATACATATATCCAATATTCATGCGCGGGAAGCTTTCCGTAAAGAGTCGGTGCTTGCCCCGATTGCACTTGGGCAAATTAGTGGACTAGGTACGTATGGATATGAATTGGCATTCGATGCCCTTGTGCACCATATACGTAAGAACAAAGAATACAAAATGTAG
- a CDS encoding c-type cytochrome, translating to MKKLTTAGILLALSLSLAACGGGEEKPSSAPADQNQSATTSSGGDDAKKVVQQSCASCHGQNLEGGVGPALKDVGSRLDKDAIAKIIKEGRPPGMPGGLISDEKQVEAVAAYLAEQK from the coding sequence ATGAAAAAATTAACAACTGCGGGTATATTGTTGGCATTATCCTTGAGCTTAGCGGCTTGTGGCGGTGGTGAAGAAAAACCGTCTAGTGCTCCAGCTGACCAGAATCAGTCCGCAACAACAAGCAGCGGCGGAGATGATGCAAAAAAGGTAGTTCAGCAGAGTTGTGCATCTTGTCATGGTCAGAATCTTGAAGGTGGTGTAGGTCCTGCACTTAAAGATGTAGGAAGCCGTCTTGATAAAGATGCGATTGCAAAGATAATTAAAGAGGGTCGTCCACCGGGCATGCCAGGAGGATTGATTTCAGACGAGAAGCAGGTAGAAGCTGTTGCTGCTTACTTAGCTGAGCAGAAATAA
- a CDS encoding M24 family metallopeptidase: MKVQAIRARMQEEKLDGLLITNGYNRRYVSGFTGSSGCCLVTGRAAELITDFRYIEQANRQAPAFTIIRHQADMLETVIERASEHGVKRLGFEKNHMTYALYQRLGELSSDIEFVPVSGLVEASRLVKTTEEVQIIREAAAIADQAFSHILTYIKPGMTELAVSNELDFFMRSLGASGTSFDTIVASGIRSAFPHGVASDKVIEAGDMVTLDFGAYYKGYCSDITRTIAVGEPGEKMREIYDIVLRAQLNGVACIKAGLTGKEADALTRDIITEAGYGPNYGHSTGHGIGLEVHEGPTLSVRGEQALVAGMVVTIEPGIYLEGVGGVRIEDDVLITEDGCEVLTSSLKELLVI, encoded by the coding sequence ATGAAAGTACAGGCGATTCGTGCACGCATGCAGGAAGAGAAGCTCGATGGACTTCTGATTACAAATGGATATAACCGCCGATATGTATCCGGGTTTACCGGTTCGTCGGGCTGCTGTCTTGTCACGGGGCGTGCGGCTGAACTCATTACAGATTTTCGTTATATTGAGCAGGCCAATCGGCAGGCGCCAGCCTTCACCATCATCCGCCACCAAGCCGACATGCTTGAGACCGTTATCGAGCGTGCGAGTGAACACGGGGTAAAACGGCTGGGATTTGAGAAAAATCATATGACGTATGCGCTGTACCAGCGTCTTGGAGAACTTTCTAGCGATATAGAATTCGTTCCGGTATCGGGCTTAGTTGAAGCATCACGTTTGGTGAAGACAACGGAGGAAGTGCAGATTATTAGAGAAGCGGCCGCAATTGCGGATCAGGCTTTCTCCCATATCCTTACGTATATTAAGCCTGGAATGACGGAACTTGCGGTATCGAATGAACTTGACTTCTTCATGCGTTCCCTTGGAGCTTCCGGTACGTCGTTTGATACGATTGTTGCGTCCGGTATTCGCTCCGCTTTTCCTCATGGAGTAGCTTCCGATAAAGTGATTGAAGCAGGTGATATGGTAACGCTTGATTTTGGAGCGTATTATAAAGGGTACTGTTCAGACATTACGCGTACGATTGCGGTCGGTGAGCCGGGAGAGAAGATGCGGGAGATTTATGATATCGTGCTGCGCGCTCAATTGAACGGGGTGGCCTGTATCAAAGCGGGCCTTACCGGTAAAGAAGCGGATGCGCTTACCCGCGATATAATTACAGAAGCGGGATACGGCCCGAACTATGGCCACAGCACCGGTCACGGCATTGGACTTGAGGTGCATGAAGGGCCGACGCTTTCGGTGCGTGGTGAGCAAGCGCTTGTAGCTGGTATGGTGGTGACGATCGAGCCGGGCATTTATCTAGAGGGTGTAGGCGGCGTCCGCATTGAAGACGATGTACTGATCACAGAAGACGGCTGTGAAGTGCTAACGAGCTCACTGAAGGAATTACTTGTGATTTAG
- a CDS encoding patatin-like phospholipase family protein, whose translation MKKIDAVFEGGGVKGIAFVGAIAEFERRGYSFCRVAGTSAGAIIASLVAAGYRADELNELMKGFNYMALQKKQGMARIPCIGTWLNLWIKKGMYSADYLYNWMDAQLAAKKIHTFGDLPEGALKVIASDITAGRLLVLPDDAKQLGLLPQSLSVALAVRMSASLPFYFEPVILQKQGVPVYVVDGGILSRFPLWLFEEDSQSCYPTIGFRLSANYDTKAYKTNTLPEYVNAMLKTMMQAHDQRYIDKQHAARTVFIPTEGIPAAKFDITEEERTWLYQSGEAAARQFMTRLPSLRLKRKTS comes from the coding sequence GTGAAAAAAATTGACGCGGTATTTGAAGGCGGAGGTGTAAAGGGAATTGCTTTCGTGGGGGCCATTGCAGAGTTTGAAAGACGGGGATATAGTTTTTGCAGGGTAGCAGGTACATCTGCTGGAGCGATCATTGCAAGCCTTGTGGCGGCAGGATATCGTGCCGATGAGCTGAATGAACTAATGAAAGGTTTTAACTATATGGCTCTTCAGAAAAAGCAGGGAATGGCCCGAATACCTTGCATTGGAACATGGCTGAATTTATGGATTAAGAAGGGGATGTATTCTGCAGATTATCTATATAATTGGATGGATGCACAATTAGCTGCCAAGAAGATTCATACGTTTGGTGACTTACCTGAAGGTGCGTTAAAAGTGATTGCGTCGGATATTACGGCTGGTCGGCTGCTCGTACTGCCTGATGATGCTAAGCAGCTCGGACTTTTGCCACAATCGCTTTCTGTGGCGTTGGCGGTGCGCATGAGTGCAAGCCTGCCCTTCTATTTTGAGCCTGTTATTCTTCAAAAGCAAGGTGTACCCGTCTATGTAGTGGATGGCGGTATCTTGAGCCGCTTCCCCCTCTGGCTGTTTGAGGAGGACAGTCAATCGTGTTATCCTACAATTGGTTTTCGATTATCTGCTAACTATGATACAAAAGCGTATAAGACAAATACGCTGCCTGAGTATGTAAATGCGATGCTTAAGACGATGATGCAGGCGCATGATCAGCGTTATATTGATAAGCAGCATGCAGCGCGCACGGTGTTTATTCCTACGGAAGGGATTCCGGCCGCTAAGTTTGATATTACAGAGGAAGAGCGCACGTGGCTGTACCAATCCGGAGAGGCTGCAGCTAGACAGTTTATGACTCGTCTGCCATCCCTTCGTTTAAAGAGAAAAACCTCTTGA